One stretch of Diabrotica undecimpunctata isolate CICGRU chromosome 5, icDiaUnde3, whole genome shotgun sequence DNA includes these proteins:
- the LOC140442529 gene encoding uncharacterized protein — protein MVIYPYQRIPEKVAKGINPKWGVGRSDNGWMTAETFYQYIANVFYPHLIENNIKLPVILFVDGHKSHLSYQLSVLCNELQIEVIALYPNATRILQPCDVSIFRPLKEAWRQSVREWEEQHPGGVVNKVVFASILEQAIKKSCKTETVVNGFKACGLFPFNADAIDYTKCLGKEVLPGMRATGAACDESQTVEYA, from the exons ATGGTTATTTATCCTTATCAACGTATTCCTGAAAAGGTTGCTAAAGGTATTAATCCTAAATGGGGTGTGGGCAGAAGCGATAATGGTTGGATGACGGCAGAGACATTCTATCAGTATATTGCGAATGTTTTTTACCCACacttaattgaaaataatattaagcttCCAGTTATTCTTTTTGTAGATGGGCACAAGAGTCACTTAAGTTACCAATTAAGTGTATTGTGTAATGAACTGCAGATTGAAGTGATTGCACTTTATCCTAACGCCACAAGGATTTTACAACCCTGTGACGTTTCTATTTTCCGTCCATTAAAAGAAGCTTGGCGGCAATCAGTGAGAGAATGGGAAGAACAGCATCCAGGAGGGGTAGTGAATAAGGTTGTATTTGCTTCTATATTGGAGCAAGCTATAAAAAAAAGCTGTAAAACTGAAACAGTAGTAAATGGTTTCAAGGCTTGCGGATTGTTTCCATTTAATGCAGATGCTATTGACTACACAAAATGTTTAGGCAAAGaagta CTTCCTGGGATGCGAGCTACTGGAGCCGCCTGTGATGAAAGCCAAACTGTGGAATATGCTTAA